A window of Primulina tabacum isolate GXHZ01 chromosome 4, ASM2559414v2, whole genome shotgun sequence contains these coding sequences:
- the LOC142541634 gene encoding protein CUP-SHAPED COTYLEDON 2-like yields MENYNSCYRRNDPVNLPPGFRFHPTDEELVTYYLLKKVVDCNFTGGAITEVDLNKCEPWHLPSRAKMGEQEWYFFSTRGKKYPTGLRTNRATEAGYWKATGKDREIYCSKTRALVGMKKTLVFYRGRAPRGEKSNWVMHEYRFEGKLAHHYSARNFKDEWVICRVFQKNVTRGKKLQTTVINLISLSPLLDPSTDHGICSYDGGDANNGMECVPCFSSTPATISSFNHNSIFDLLPLPNATPFPCLGALEDINLQQPLYFSAVAPPSMHISGSDYGGCVSQWPSADIQEMVHTQLDCIWNY; encoded by the exons ATGGAGAATTATAACTCATGTTACAGAAGAAATGATCCGGTGAATTTGCCTCCGGGCTTCAGATTCCACCCGACTGACGAAGAACTCGTGACTTACTATCTGTTGAAGAAGGTCGTCGACTGCAACTTCACCGGCGGAGCCATTACAGAAGTTGATCTTAACAAATGCGAGCCCTGGCATCTTCCTA GCAGAGCAAAAATGGGGGAGCAAGAGTGGTACTTCTTCAGTACACGGGGCAAGAAATACCCAACAGGGTTGAGGACGAACCGGGCAACGGAGGCGGGTTATTGGAAGGCTACAGGAAAAGACAGAGAAATTTACTGCTCCAAGACTCGGGCACTGGTGGGGATGAAGAAAACCCTAGTTTTCTACAGGGGCAGGGCTCCCAGGGGAGAGAAGAGCAACTGGGTTATGCATGAGTATCGCTTTGAAGGAAAACTTGCACATCATTATTCAGCCAGAAATTTCAAG GACGAGTGGGTGATTTGCCGAGTGTTTCAGAAAAATGTCACCAGAGGCAAGAAGTTGCAGACCACCGTCATCAACCTCATCTCCCTTTCGCCCCTTCTCGATCCCTCCACCGACCACGGCATCTGTTCCTACGACGGTGGCGACGCCAATAATGGCATGGAGTGCGTGCCCTGTTTCTCCAGTACACCAGCAACAATATCCAGTTTCAATCACAATTCGATCTTCGACCTCCTGCCACTGCCAAATGCCACACCATTTCCATGCTTGGGGGCCTTGGAGGATATCAATCTGCAGCAGCCACTCTATTTCTCTGCGGTGGCTCCACCGTCCATGCACATAAGCGGAAGTGATTATGGCGGCTGTGTCAGCCAGTGGCCCTCGGCGGATATTCAAGAAATGGTCCATACTCAGCTTGATTGCATCTGGAACTATTGA